The Methylomusa anaerophila genome has a segment encoding these proteins:
- a CDS encoding IS110 family RNA-guided transposase, producing MKKADLLSTLFVGIDVSSRENVVCAIDYEAQKLLRFSVPNNHPGAIEMAEKLHAFLYGNRDINKLMLALESTSFYGIHIANYLSSCELLMPFHTHVYCLNPKMIANYKKSYIDLGKNDAVDAFVIADFARVGRITTAPWRGSQFLALQRLTRHRLHIAASLTREKTYMLSNIFLKFSQLSMLHEDQQPFSDHYGATASSVLTDFLSTEDIANMPLQALIDHIGQKGKNRFVNPGHTASLLQQAARNSYRLDKCLYEPLTLSIASSFNLISAYESEIKAINKAIEKTLKGLDPNAYHSLLSIPGIGPVYAAGIIAEIGSIDAFNSHSAFAKYAGLVWRENQSGNFRADDTVLSKAGNSYLRYYLIEAASHVKNHIPEYAAFYHKKYDEVKTHQHKRALALTARKFIRLIFGLLVNHQLYSKSRVSQI from the coding sequence ATGAAGAAGGCGGATCTTCTTTCTACTTTATTTGTGGGGATTGACGTAAGTTCCCGAGAAAATGTCGTCTGTGCTATTGATTACGAAGCACAGAAACTTCTGCGGTTTTCTGTACCGAACAATCACCCGGGAGCCATTGAAATGGCCGAAAAACTTCATGCCTTCCTTTACGGAAACCGTGACATCAACAAGCTGATGCTTGCTTTGGAGTCCACGTCTTTCTACGGAATTCATATCGCCAATTATTTGTCTTCCTGTGAGCTGTTAATGCCATTTCATACTCACGTTTATTGTTTGAACCCCAAGATGATTGCCAATTACAAAAAATCGTACATCGACTTAGGGAAAAACGATGCTGTTGACGCTTTTGTAATCGCTGATTTTGCCAGAGTCGGCCGAATTACTACTGCGCCTTGGCGCGGCAGCCAGTTTCTTGCTCTGCAACGCCTGACCCGCCATCGTTTACATATCGCCGCTTCGCTTACTCGCGAGAAAACCTATATGCTCTCGAATATATTTCTTAAATTCAGTCAACTTTCTATGCTCCACGAAGATCAGCAGCCGTTTTCCGACCATTACGGTGCTACGGCCTCTTCGGTTTTAACCGACTTCCTCTCTACCGAGGACATTGCCAATATGCCGCTGCAAGCACTGATTGATCATATTGGCCAAAAAGGTAAAAACCGGTTTGTAAATCCTGGCCATACAGCCTCTTTACTTCAGCAGGCAGCTCGCAATTCTTACCGATTGGATAAATGCCTATATGAACCTTTAACCCTCTCTATCGCCTCATCTTTCAACCTTATTTCCGCTTATGAGTCCGAAATAAAGGCCATTAATAAGGCAATTGAAAAAACTCTCAAGGGGCTTGACCCAAATGCTTATCACTCTCTGTTGTCCATTCCTGGCATCGGTCCGGTTTACGCTGCCGGCATCATTGCGGAGATTGGCTCCATCGACGCCTTTAACTCTCACAGTGCTTTTGCTAAATATGCCGGTCTTGTTTGGCGTGAAAATCAATCCGGCAATTTTAGGGCTGACGACACCGTTCTTTCAAAAGCTGGCAATTCCTACTTAAGATACTATCTAATTGAAGCTGCCAGTCATGTTAAGAACCATATACCGGAATACGCAGCTTTTTACCACAAGAAATACGATGAAGTTAAAACTCATCAGCATAAACGCGCACTCGCACTTACTGCTCGTAAATTTATCCGGCTGATTTTTGGATTGCTGGTCAACCATCAGCTTTACTCTAAAAGTAGAGTAAGCCAAATTTAA
- a CDS encoding class I SAM-dependent methyltransferase: protein MANKKSGQTAFNVAAIRLIEQYQPKDLRLFTDPVIKNLFNWPNRFLLGFKIIRDWLIRFSDKQTKGIYGSNICRTRYIDDSLQSAIENGIEQVVILGAGLDTRPYRILGRDQIKFFEVDMPSVQDYKKKKVESYLGSLPDNVVFIPIDFNSQTLDEVFAGKGLDFSKPVVFIWEGVTPYITEKAVGNTLQFISKNSPGSIVIFTYILKTVIEKKSDINGVNDLVKYLEKYGVIWYFGLDPLNVAEFLKQFSLKLIEDVGASYYRENYLKPLGRRLDVSEIERIAYAMVI from the coding sequence ATGGCAAATAAAAAAAGCGGGCAAACCGCCTTTAATGTAGCAGCAATCCGGTTGATTGAACAGTACCAACCTAAAGATTTAAGACTCTTTACCGATCCTGTAATTAAAAATCTCTTTAATTGGCCTAATCGGTTCCTGCTGGGGTTCAAAATAATTAGAGATTGGCTAATAAGATTTAGTGACAAGCAAACCAAGGGTATTTATGGTTCAAATATTTGTCGAACCAGATATATTGACGATTCGCTTCAATCAGCTATCGAAAATGGGATCGAACAAGTTGTAATATTGGGTGCCGGCCTGGATACCCGGCCGTATAGGATACTCGGTCGCGACCAAATTAAGTTTTTCGAAGTTGACATGCCTTCTGTCCAGGATTATAAAAAGAAAAAAGTTGAAAGCTACCTCGGCTCATTGCCGGACAATGTTGTTTTCATTCCTATTGACTTCAATAGTCAAACTCTGGATGAGGTTTTTGCCGGCAAGGGATTGGACTTCTCTAAACCTGTAGTTTTTATCTGGGAAGGGGTTACACCGTACATTACCGAAAAAGCCGTAGGCAATACCCTGCAATTTATTTCTAAAAATTCGCCAGGCAGTATTGTAATATTCACGTATATTCTAAAAACTGTGATAGAAAAAAAATCCGACATTAATGGTGTGAATGATCTGGTGAAATATCTTGAGAAGTATGGTGTGATCTGGTATTTTGGCCTTGATCCACTAAATGTAGCGGAGTTTTTGAAGCAATTCAGTCTTAAATTAATTGAAGATGTTGGAGCGTCATATTATCGTGAAAACTATTTAAAACCGCTCGGACGGCGGTTAGACGTGTCAGAAATTGAACGGATAGCTTATGCAATGGTAATCTAA
- a CDS encoding trans-sulfuration enzyme family protein has product MEGKIPEASIKCEARRTFLALCSPKTRLLHEPVSDPYLVCGHPNPAGLGDAGRFSQMGSWGQSSVLFPKLETYRTADKCGRAPYGGAEYGVPQTPEADAVCRKIAALHRGHGAVICPSGLSAIATTLDAFSPKAVLIPDNVYGPMLRFLNRRRIKPIRYPAGASADEFRSALLKARSEYSLREDLLVYIEAPGSGTFEIPDIDGMIAIAQNAKLRTVMDNTWASHVRFQPLERGIDIVVQATTKYEGGYGDTPSGIVIAKHPQDLQIIADELRATGNGAVAPMTCSRLYHRIDSTEERLNQHAHTAQRLIEWFLKQPFVTDVLSPTLETSPYHERFQRYFGKGNGLFSVVFPPDLPAKQVEAFVDALNLFWVAESWGGHLSLVLPVHAKREVTPLPDGYILRFHAGLEDYQDLLRDLNQAAGCL; this is encoded by the coding sequence GTGGAGGGCAAAATACCAGAAGCTTCAATCAAATGCGAAGCAAGACGTACGTTCCTCGCGCTCTGTTCGCCAAAAACACGACTTTTACATGAACCTGTTTCCGATCCCTATTTGGTTTGTGGACATCCAAATCCAGCTGGCCTTGGCGATGCAGGCCGCTTTTCGCAGATGGGTTCTTGGGGGCAAAGTTCGGTTTTGTTTCCTAAGCTTGAGACCTATCGTACAGCAGACAAATGCGGCAGAGCACCTTATGGTGGTGCGGAATATGGCGTGCCGCAGACACCTGAAGCCGACGCCGTGTGTAGAAAAATTGCGGCATTGCATAGAGGTCATGGCGCCGTCATCTGTCCGTCGGGATTATCCGCGATTGCAACAACTTTAGACGCGTTTTCACCGAAAGCGGTTCTTATCCCTGATAATGTATATGGACCAATGCTCCGGTTTCTGAACCGGCGACGCATAAAACCAATCCGTTATCCAGCAGGTGCTTCGGCAGATGAATTTCGCTCGGCCCTATTAAAAGCGCGTAGCGAATATTCGCTACGCGAAGACTTGCTTGTCTATATTGAGGCTCCGGGCAGTGGTACTTTCGAAATCCCCGACATCGACGGTATGATAGCTATAGCACAAAATGCCAAATTACGTACTGTTATGGACAACACATGGGCAAGCCACGTCCGGTTTCAACCTCTTGAACGCGGCATCGATATTGTTGTGCAAGCAACGACAAAATACGAAGGCGGATATGGTGATACGCCATCGGGAATTGTTATCGCCAAGCATCCCCAAGATCTGCAGATCATCGCCGATGAATTGCGCGCCACCGGTAACGGCGCAGTCGCACCAATGACTTGCTCGCGGCTTTATCACAGAATTGATTCCACCGAAGAACGCCTCAATCAGCACGCCCACACCGCTCAACGGCTGATCGAATGGTTCTTGAAACAGCCTTTTGTCACCGACGTCCTTTCCCCGACTTTGGAAACTTCACCTTATCATGAACGTTTCCAGCGCTATTTTGGCAAAGGAAATGGCCTTTTTAGCGTCGTTTTCCCTCCGGACCTGCCGGCAAAGCAGGTCGAGGCTTTTGTTGATGCCCTAAACCTGTTCTGGGTTGCTGAAAGCTGGGGCGGGCATTTGTCCCTTGTATTGCCGGTGCATGCCAAGCGCGAAGTTACACCCCTGCCGGATGGTTATATTTTACGCTTCCACGCCGGACTGGAAGACTACCAGGATCTTTTGCGTGATCTCAACCAAGCGGCAGGGTGTTTATAG
- a CDS encoding VOC family protein, which yields MNLIENNKVYGIHHIAIRAKDFEKTVRFYIEVLDFNIRHIWSLPEFNLKQAAMLKSRDGSSFIEIFDNDADIAAEGRRPLAGEEPVQGSLLHFSVLVDNAELAYSRALSAGASPCVPPMTLFLGDPPLAVRNALVYSPNGEVIEFMESNNL from the coding sequence ATGAATTTGATTGAAAATAATAAAGTTTATGGTATACATCATATTGCAATCCGCGCAAAGGATTTTGAAAAAACAGTCCGCTTTTATATAGAGGTACTTGATTTCAACATCCGGCATATATGGTCACTGCCTGAGTTTAACTTAAAGCAGGCAGCCATGTTGAAATCCCGTGACGGCAGTTCTTTCATTGAAATATTTGATAACGATGCCGATATAGCAGCTGAAGGCAGACGTCCCTTGGCAGGCGAAGAACCGGTACAAGGCTCTTTGCTTCATTTTTCAGTTCTTGTCGATAATGCAGAGCTTGCCTATAGTCGGGCATTATCTGCCGGAGCAAGTCCTTGTGTACCTCCGATGACATTGTTTCTTGGTGATCCTCCTTTAGCGGTAAGGAATGCACTGGTATATAGTCCTAACGGTGAGGTTATAGAGTTTATGGAAAGCAATAATCTATGA
- a CDS encoding oxidoreductase, whose protein sequence is MLEILEPIRIKNVDFKNRVVMAPMVPFGMPIQPSGSMSDKVLQHYLQRASNGMGLIITQAFSVTSRKKHDGGIGVYSDDHKAYLKTLTKVYHAEGTRIFVQLAYPSAGFHRGDSINDLSEYDIKTIKDEFVYAAKLCKEAGCDGIELHGAHGFFLNIMASSLANKREDQYGGDLDGRLRLVKNIVEEIRTFADEPFIISYRMGWNGSLENDIRMAQALERGGIELLHISSGIPAVRKMEIPDEFFFNEIVYTGIQIKKNVSIPVIVVNDIRTLSRGNYLIENGLCDFAAYGRPFLADAAFMTTSLNNCDYEPCLRCKTCQWFINGEKCPAKINGVG, encoded by the coding sequence GTGTTGGAAATATTGGAACCAATCAGAATTAAAAACGTGGATTTTAAAAATCGAGTGGTGATGGCACCTATGGTGCCTTTTGGAATGCCGATCCAACCGTCCGGCTCCATGAGTGATAAGGTTCTTCAGCATTATTTGCAAAGGGCATCGAATGGAATGGGGCTTATAATTACTCAAGCCTTCTCGGTCACTTCCCGAAAGAAACATGATGGAGGAATTGGTGTTTACTCGGATGACCATAAAGCCTATTTAAAAACATTGACTAAAGTGTATCACGCTGAAGGGACGAGGATTTTTGTACAGCTTGCCTATCCCAGCGCTGGTTTTCACAGGGGAGATTCGATTAACGATCTATCGGAATATGATATTAAAACAATTAAAGATGAATTTGTTTATGCGGCAAAACTTTGCAAAGAAGCAGGGTGCGACGGAATAGAATTGCACGGAGCCCACGGCTTTTTCCTCAATATTATGGCATCGTCTCTAGCGAATAAAAGAGAAGATCAATATGGTGGAGACCTTGACGGAAGGCTGCGGCTGGTGAAAAATATTGTGGAAGAAATTAGGACGTTTGCAGACGAACCCTTTATTATATCCTATAGGATGGGATGGAACGGCAGCCTGGAAAATGACATTCGTATGGCACAGGCTTTAGAGCGCGGCGGAATAGAACTGCTGCACATTTCTTCCGGCATACCTGCAGTTAGAAAGATGGAAATTCCAGATGAATTTTTCTTTAATGAAATTGTTTATACAGGCATACAGATAAAAAAGAATGTCTCCATTCCGGTGATAGTAGTAAACGACATAAGAACATTGAGCAGAGGAAATTATCTGATTGAAAACGGATTATGCGATTTTGCCGCATACGGCAGGCCCTTTTTAGCTGATGCGGCCTTTATGACCACATCTTTGAATAATTGCGATTACGAGCCATGCTTACGATGTAAGACTTGCCAATGGTTTATAAATGGAGAAAAATGTCCGGCTAAAATAAACGGAGTCGGATAA
- a CDS encoding winged helix-turn-helix transcriptional regulator, whose translation MESLCRSKQAPFEYTLEIINGKWKLRIIYELGCEATLRYGALKRSIPHITHKILSTQLKELKNDGLIIRKEYPQIPPRVEYALSEKGLSIFPIIFCQKGLSPAIISYRYCDSSSFFILRSDELLR comes from the coding sequence ATGGAATCATTATGCCGAAGTAAACAAGCTCCCTTTGAATACACTCTTGAAATTATAAACGGCAAATGGAAATTGAGGATTATCTACGAACTGGGCTGTGAAGCTACGTTAAGGTATGGAGCACTCAAACGCAGTATCCCTCATATTACGCATAAAATACTAAGTACTCAATTAAAAGAATTGAAGAATGACGGACTTATTATCCGTAAAGAATATCCTCAAATTCCCCCAAGAGTAGAGTATGCTTTATCTGAAAAAGGACTTTCGATTTTCCCGATCATTTTTTGCCAAAAAGGGCTGTCGCCAGCGATAATTTCATATCGCTATTGCGACAGCTCATCTTTCTTTATTTTGCGTTCTGATGAACTGCTCCGTTAG
- a CDS encoding TetR/AcrR family transcriptional regulator, which translates to MEKKKGRPRNAATEKAILAASYDLLLESGFGTVTVEKIAERAKVSKATIYKWWPNKAAVVMDGFLSAAMSRLPVPDTGSVINDIVIQASNLAKFLTSREGKVINELIAEGQFDLKLAEEYRSRYFNPRRLDSRRILERGMQRGELKKDLDIELCIDLIYGPLFYRLLVTGEKLDESFIRVLINYAFEGIQLKR; encoded by the coding sequence TTGGAAAAGAAAAAAGGGCGTCCTCGTAACGCAGCAACGGAAAAAGCGATTCTTGCTGCTTCCTATGATTTGTTGCTAGAGAGTGGCTTTGGAACCGTAACTGTTGAGAAAATTGCTGAACGGGCCAAGGTGAGTAAAGCGACTATTTATAAATGGTGGCCCAACAAAGCTGCGGTTGTTATGGACGGCTTTCTATCTGCGGCTATGTCTAGGCTTCCCGTACCGGATACAGGTTCCGTTATTAATGATATAGTCATTCAGGCTAGCAATTTAGCCAAGTTTCTAACTAGCCGGGAAGGCAAAGTAATCAATGAATTAATTGCAGAAGGACAATTTGATTTAAAGTTGGCGGAAGAATATCGATCAAGGTATTTTAATCCTCGGCGACTTGATTCGCGGCGAATTCTAGAGCGAGGGATGCAAAGAGGAGAGCTAAAGAAAGACTTGGATATTGAATTGTGTATTGACTTAATTTATGGTCCACTTTTTTATCGTTTGTTAGTAACAGGCGAAAAATTAGATGAATCTTTTATAAGAGTCTTAATAAATTATGCTTTTGAAGGCATTCAGTTAAAGAGATAA
- a CDS encoding MFS transporter, whose translation MNTVQSKTRQVPNWITVLLAIACGVIVANLYYAQPLVGPISTDTHLPLASAGLIVTLTQIGYVAGLLFIVPLCDLIENRRLISSTLVIVICALVAASLTHHALFFLMASMFIGLGSVATQILVPYAAHLATEERRGQVVGNVMSGLLLGIMLARPVASFVTDLWGWQAIFILSAGITTILAVLLAFVLPARNPLPTTNYGGLIRSLWSLFKTKAVLRRRAFYQACLFSAFSLFWTVIPLWLASHFHLSQQGIALFALAGVAGAIAAPIAGRLADKGWTKRLTGLAIVIAILSFLLTHIFKDSSTIALMLFVIAAITLDMAVSGNLVLGQRAIYSLGSEIRGRVNGVFMAVFFIGGAIGSALGGWAYAYGGWMFASILGLSIPVVALLYYFTEKNN comes from the coding sequence ATGAATACTGTACAATCAAAAACCAGGCAAGTCCCAAATTGGATTACAGTTCTGCTAGCTATTGCATGTGGCGTGATTGTTGCTAATCTTTATTATGCGCAACCTTTAGTTGGCCCTATCAGTACCGATACCCATCTTCCTCTAGCGTCAGCAGGATTAATCGTAACGTTAACGCAAATTGGCTATGTTGCTGGATTATTATTTATTGTTCCCCTTTGTGATCTCATTGAAAATCGACGGTTAATTTCCTCCACATTAGTAATTGTGATTTGCGCATTAGTCGCAGCATCCCTTACGCATCATGCACTATTTTTTCTTATGGCGTCAATGTTCATCGGGCTGGGTTCTGTAGCAACGCAAATACTGGTGCCCTATGCAGCTCATTTAGCAACGGAAGAACGGCGCGGCCAAGTGGTAGGCAATGTAATGAGCGGGCTGCTGCTCGGAATCATGCTTGCCCGGCCAGTAGCAAGCTTTGTTACTGACCTTTGGGGCTGGCAGGCAATCTTTATTCTCTCTGCCGGCATTACGACTATATTGGCTGTACTGTTAGCTTTCGTTCTTCCCGCGCGAAACCCTTTGCCGACCACGAATTATGGTGGTTTAATTCGTTCCTTGTGGTCACTATTTAAAACGAAAGCTGTATTACGCCGCCGTGCGTTCTACCAAGCTTGCTTATTCAGTGCTTTCAGTCTGTTTTGGACGGTAATCCCTTTATGGCTGGCCAGTCATTTTCATTTGTCACAGCAGGGCATTGCCTTATTCGCCCTTGCCGGTGTGGCAGGTGCCATAGCTGCTCCTATCGCAGGAAGATTGGCCGATAAGGGCTGGACCAAACGATTGACGGGTTTGGCCATTGTCATTGCGATTCTATCTTTTTTGCTTACACATATATTTAAAGATTCTTCAACCATCGCTTTAATGCTGTTTGTCATTGCAGCCATTACTTTAGATATGGCAGTATCCGGTAATCTCGTTCTTGGTCAGCGTGCGATTTATTCACTAGGCAGCGAAATACGTGGGCGCGTAAACGGAGTATTTATGGCTGTTTTCTTTATCGGTGGGGCAATTGGATCTGCATTAGGCGGCTGGGCATATGCTTATGGTGGCTGGATGTTTGCATCTATTCTCGGACTAAGTATACCAGTTGTAGCATTATTATATTATTTCACAGAAAAAAATAATTAG
- a CDS encoding WYL domain-containing protein: MLNRHLAGFEVINRSGDPSIRSILAELELAVANEYSIEIKYRTSHDEQPRNRVIDPYGMLYWNNVKSNDPQEGEMLAQYLSKFPVERLNQLTVYGGDKPVADVHKILPNLRALSMATLKKSLLSYFAIGWTGYVPPACRHTELHIPEKYAPWLWGWPNRFLNRMADADTRVILVAGEGEFSAGFDTPEDIKRLPPNYTGGIWTNRIDRIAPLFKNNE, translated from the coding sequence ATGCTCAACCGCCATTTAGCCGGGTTTGAGGTGATAAACCGCAGCGGGGACCCTTCTATCCGGTCGATATTGGCGGAATTGGAGCTGGCTGTGGCAAACGAGTATTCTATTGAAATTAAATACCGTACAAGTCACGATGAGCAACCACGTAATAGAGTTATTGACCCTTATGGAATGCTTTATTGGAACAACGTTAAAAGCAATGATCCGCAAGAGGGTGAAATGCTCGCTCAATACCTTTCCAAGTTTCCTGTAGAACGCTTGAATCAATTGACTGTATACGGAGGCGACAAACCCGTTGCTGATGTTCACAAAATTCTTCCTAATCTCCGTGCTTTGTCGATGGCTACCCTGAAAAAGAGCTTGCTCTCTTACTTTGCGATAGGATGGACAGGCTATGTTCCACCGGCTTGCAGGCACACCGAATTGCATATACCTGAGAAGTATGCACCGTGGTTGTGGGGATGGCCTAACCGTTTCCTGAATCGAATGGCGGACGCCGATACGCGTGTAATACTTGTGGCCGGGGAAGGTGAATTCTCGGCAGGCTTTGACACACCGGAAGATATAAAACGTTTACCGCCTAATTATACAGGTGGTATATGGACAAATCGTATTGATAGAATTGCGCCGTTATTTAAGAATAATGAATAG
- a CDS encoding flavodoxin family protein, with amino-acid sequence MKKVVAFMGSPRKNGNTATLVKEVIRGAQAADAETTIFNLYDMNIKPCQGCLVCRKTGQCVMQDDFQNMFKHIVDADVVVFGSPVYIWQVTAQMKLLWDRICGLFDENYKPRYAAKSLIMVYSQGNPNAQAFQTSFQTNEAVLKMLGLNAVDTILATGGGDPNTAANNKELLLKAYEAGKAV; translated from the coding sequence ATGAAAAAAGTAGTCGCTTTTATGGGAAGTCCAAGAAAAAATGGCAACACGGCCACCCTTGTCAAAGAAGTTATTCGGGGAGCACAAGCGGCTGATGCCGAAACAACTATTTTTAACCTGTATGATATGAACATCAAACCCTGCCAGGGCTGCCTCGTTTGTCGTAAGACCGGTCAGTGCGTGATGCAAGACGATTTCCAGAACATGTTTAAACATATTGTCGATGCCGATGTTGTGGTTTTCGGCTCACCCGTATACATTTGGCAGGTTACAGCTCAAATGAAGCTGTTATGGGATAGAATCTGCGGCTTGTTCGATGAAAACTACAAGCCCAGGTATGCCGCTAAAAGCCTGATCATGGTATATTCCCAAGGAAATCCGAACGCACAGGCTTTTCAGACATCCTTTCAAACCAATGAAGCGGTGCTTAAGATGCTCGGCTTAAATGCAGTTGATACCATTTTAGCAACGGGCGGCGGAGACCCCAACACCGCAGCCAATAATAAAGAGCTTTTATTAAAAGCTTATGAAGCAGGAAAAGCCGTTTAG
- a CDS encoding TonB-dependent receptor plug domain-containing protein, which translates to MHTPRKSSKTPWLRKQIALSLAMGALIVTVPDCVYAEDETVFQLDQVEVTANRIEQKVAQSPNDVTVVTGEQIQLKNATTVAEALNGVSGIIVESNGGSGGRTIPYILGSDRIVVLIDGKRVNLPQGVAGSNGGVDLSTMMLPGNVDRIEVVRGGGSALYGADAVGGVINIITKKSSGATQGTATVAAGNYGGRLYELSVGGQENKTHWFIGGHQDLNDGQRGNAHYEGKSANIRLDQDLRDGEALSFTYDYYSSYSGVPGSLQYLSLTDYQDILRHNWSMAYTRQHADGIRTLRYYDNEQVYSGDIGGDFRDQNKVRAFEYQDSARLNRDNLLTWGSEWRKDEVTSTGEGNTPHSGITRAVFIQDQISIGDHATWTVGLRHDDNSLYGTHWLPKLSFLYQGNAQTSYFANWGKVFRAPRFDDLYGNDGWGNTGNPNLRPETGWTAEVGVKSKLNAANEATLSVFKRTLKDAIRWQPEDPSDPWSSYHPQNIDQLTTTGFNLSLTSRLSEAITSDIGYTYLDSKDQSGAWIGDPHNSFHLGFNLRYAHFRQNITASYMDETGTGASKVGGYFTVNTSLNYDLDPQSSLFLTVNNLFDKKYEAYKNYPANRRTFLLGMKKRL; encoded by the coding sequence ATGCACACTCCAAGGAAATCTTCAAAGACGCCGTGGCTGCGAAAACAAATCGCGCTGTCGCTGGCGATGGGGGCACTAATTGTCACCGTGCCGGACTGTGTTTACGCAGAGGATGAAACCGTCTTCCAACTGGACCAGGTAGAGGTAACAGCCAACCGGATCGAGCAGAAAGTGGCCCAGTCACCGAATGACGTTACGGTTGTCACCGGTGAACAAATCCAGCTTAAAAACGCTACAACAGTGGCTGAGGCCTTGAACGGGGTAAGCGGTATCATCGTGGAAAGCAATGGCGGCTCCGGCGGCAGGACCATCCCTTATATTCTGGGGTCTGACCGGATCGTGGTTTTGATTGACGGCAAGCGCGTAAACTTGCCGCAAGGGGTTGCCGGCAGTAATGGCGGTGTGGACCTGAGTACGATGATGTTGCCGGGGAATGTCGACCGCATAGAGGTGGTTCGCGGCGGCGGTTCGGCGTTGTATGGCGCGGATGCTGTCGGCGGAGTGATTAATATTATTACGAAAAAGAGCTCAGGCGCTACGCAGGGTACGGCTACAGTGGCGGCGGGCAACTACGGCGGGCGACTGTATGAACTGTCGGTCGGCGGCCAGGAGAATAAGACCCATTGGTTTATCGGCGGACATCAGGACCTGAATGACGGGCAGCGCGGCAACGCCCACTACGAAGGCAAGTCAGCGAATATCCGTCTGGATCAGGACCTGCGGGATGGTGAAGCACTGTCGTTTACATACGATTATTACAGCAGTTATTCGGGAGTCCCGGGCTCTCTGCAATATCTGTCGTTGACCGATTATCAGGATATTTTGCGTCATAATTGGAGTATGGCTTATACTAGGCAGCATGCCGACGGCATCCGCACATTACGTTATTATGATAATGAACAAGTGTATTCCGGCGATATCGGCGGTGATTTCCGGGATCAAAATAAAGTGCGTGCGTTTGAGTATCAGGACAGTGCTCGCCTGAACCGGGACAACCTCCTGACCTGGGGCAGCGAGTGGCGCAAAGACGAAGTGACCAGTACCGGGGAAGGGAACACCCCCCACAGCGGCATAACCAGGGCAGTATTTATTCAGGACCAGATCAGTATCGGCGACCATGCCACATGGACAGTCGGCCTGCGGCACGATGACAACAGCCTTTACGGAACGCACTGGCTGCCCAAACTAAGCTTTTTATACCAGGGCAATGCGCAAACCAGTTATTTCGCCAACTGGGGCAAAGTATTCAGAGCGCCAAGATTTGATGACCTTTATGGCAATGATGGCTGGGGGAACACCGGTAATCCCAATTTACGCCCGGAAACCGGCTGGACCGCTGAAGTTGGCGTAAAGTCCAAGCTCAACGCGGCTAATGAAGCCACCCTTTCGGTCTTCAAACGTACCCTTAAAGATGCTATTCGCTGGCAACCCGAAGATCCGTCTGATCCGTGGTCGTCTTACCATCCCCAGAATATTGATCAGCTTACAACAACCGGCTTCAATCTGAGCTTGACCAGCAGACTGTCAGAGGCGATCACATCGGACATCGGCTATACTTATCTTGACAGTAAAGACCAGAGCGGCGCCTGGATCGGTGACCCGCACAATTCTTTTCATCTCGGGTTTAATCTGCGTTATGCGCATTTTAGGCAGAATATCACCGCTTCTTACATGGATGAAACCGGTACCGGGGCAAGCAAGGTGGGCGGTTATTTTACCGTTAATACCTCGCTGAACTATGATCTTGACCCGCAGTCGTCGCTGTTCTTAACCGTCAACAATCTTTTTGATAAAAAATATGAGGCGTACAAAAACTATCCGGCGAACCGGCGCACCTTCCTGCTCGGGATGAAGAAGAGGCTGTAA